From a single Fulvivirga ulvae genomic region:
- the yaaA gene encoding peroxide stress protein YaaA, producing the protein MIAIVSPAKTLDFETKYNHEHTLPRFQKEALVLIGELKKHSEENISEMMSISDKLAQLNVERYHHFTKKKDPVHAKHAIFAFQGDVYQGLQAETFNENELEYSQKHFRILSGLYGLIRPMDLIQPYRLEMGTRLNVGKHANLYEFWQDKIAKQLNKDLKAQGDKILINLASNEYFKSVDTKQLKARVIDVDFKDHKNGEYKIISFYAKKARGLMSRFIIKNQPTTVEELKAFDYEGYYFDDENSTEDLLAFRRG; encoded by the coding sequence ATGATAGCTATAGTATCCCCAGCGAAAACCCTTGATTTTGAAACCAAATATAACCACGAGCATACTTTACCCAGATTTCAGAAAGAAGCGCTTGTACTGATAGGTGAACTCAAAAAACACTCTGAAGAGAATATTTCGGAGATGATGTCTATCAGTGATAAGCTGGCTCAGCTTAATGTGGAGCGCTATCATCATTTTACCAAAAAGAAAGATCCTGTACATGCAAAGCATGCCATATTTGCCTTCCAGGGCGATGTCTATCAAGGGCTACAGGCTGAGACTTTTAATGAGAACGAACTTGAGTACAGCCAGAAGCATTTCAGAATACTTTCTGGTTTATATGGACTCATCCGGCCGATGGACCTTATCCAGCCTTACAGACTTGAAATGGGCACCAGGCTCAATGTAGGTAAGCATGCCAATCTTTACGAGTTCTGGCAGGATAAGATAGCAAAACAGCTCAATAAAGACTTGAAGGCCCAGGGAGACAAGATCCTGATCAACCTGGCTTCCAACGAATACTTTAAGTCAGTGGATACGAAGCAACTCAAGGCCAGAGTAATTGATGTAGACTTCAAGGATCACAAGAATGGCGAATACAAAATCATTTCTTTCTACGCCAAAAAAGCGCGTGGGCTGATGAGCCGTTTCATCATCAAAAATCAGCCCACCACTGTTGAAGAGCTTAAAGCGTTTGATTATGAGGGATACTACTTTGATGATGAGAATTCCACGGAGGATTTGCTGGCGTTTAGGAGAGGGTGA
- a CDS encoding GAF domain-containing sensor histidine kinase produces MDSSKTEKEQLLALTNNLKKIQRLTTSHFSDFQHLISSYLKVGLQIFNMKIGIVSKINNGEYLVCHCMSKMQQIESGTTFPVKDTYCKEVVKSNKVIGLPHVGSLKEMKKHPVYINMKLESYISAPIYIEGQLFGTLNFSSTQPRKYGFSEHERDLIAMMANAIGAFLMLEKKEQDLFNSNDRMKRLVGFVAHDLRAPLSNIKTLATLIGSKGNEDIVQMIRTSSTKALELVHTILETAAMGSGKIKLNRSLQDFSTIFKARCEYYKSLKYDKKLNWMIDIEDSVKLEVDRDRMQQVFDNLLSNCTKYTPSDGRITISMKRQNNGSVLVSLSNTVDNFVSFEDFDIRNKVGFGQEIINEILTLHDSCLELQVEDDTYHASFQIK; encoded by the coding sequence ATGGATTCTTCCAAAACCGAGAAAGAACAATTGCTTGCCCTTACTAATAATCTTAAAAAAATTCAACGCCTGACCACGTCACATTTTTCTGACTTTCAGCATCTCATTTCAAGCTACCTGAAAGTTGGGTTACAGATTTTTAACATGAAAATAGGCATAGTTTCCAAAATAAATAATGGAGAATATCTTGTATGCCATTGTATGTCCAAGATGCAACAAATCGAAAGTGGTACAACATTTCCTGTAAAGGATACTTATTGCAAGGAGGTAGTAAAAAGTAATAAGGTCATAGGCCTGCCACATGTTGGCTCACTTAAGGAAATGAAGAAACATCCGGTCTATATCAATATGAAACTGGAGTCATACATAAGTGCACCTATTTATATAGAAGGGCAACTTTTCGGTACACTTAATTTTTCTTCAACACAACCCAGAAAATACGGGTTTTCTGAGCATGAGCGTGACTTGATAGCTATGATGGCTAATGCCATAGGAGCTTTTCTAATGCTCGAAAAGAAAGAGCAAGACCTTTTTAATTCCAATGATCGAATGAAAAGACTTGTAGGTTTCGTAGCGCATGACCTTAGAGCTCCTTTAAGCAACATCAAAACTCTGGCAACTTTGATAGGCTCCAAGGGTAATGAAGATATTGTACAAATGATCAGAACCTCCTCTACTAAAGCGTTAGAATTGGTACACACTATATTGGAAACTGCTGCAATGGGAAGTGGGAAGATAAAACTTAACCGTTCCCTACAGGACTTTTCCACCATTTTCAAAGCGCGATGTGAGTATTATAAATCGCTTAAATATGACAAAAAGCTTAACTGGATGATTGACATAGAAGACAGTGTAAAACTAGAAGTGGACAGAGATCGTATGCAGCAGGTTTTTGATAACCTTTTATCCAACTGCACAAAATACACACCTTCAGACGGCAGAATAACCATTAGCATGAAACGCCAAAATAATGGGAGTGTGCTTGTAAGTCTCTCTAATACTGTTGATAATTTTGTTTCATTTGAAGATTTTGATATCAGAAATAAGGTAGGATTTGGGCAGGAAATTATTAATGAGATCCTTACACTCCATGATTCCTGCCTGGAATTACAAGTGGAAGACGATACTTATCACGCCAGCTTTCAAATAAAATAA
- a CDS encoding LytR/AlgR family response regulator transcription factor: protein MIKYIIIDDEHIAHDVIKGYCDMLPDMKFQQSCYDALEAIQYLNKHTIDLIFLDLNMPKLKGFDFLKTLTSPQKVIVTTAYSEFALEGYELNVADYLLKPFSFERFLKAINKTFVTSKQSSPALHVDNATKSTQERIFIQSDNKYVQVIIKDILYIEASGNYCKVVTQEGIIITRDKISNLITILPATDFIQVHRSFVVAAKHIKSIEGNTIRIGDGTVPVGKVYKMNVNRLLGL from the coding sequence ATGATCAAATACATAATCATAGACGATGAACATATTGCGCATGATGTTATTAAGGGGTATTGTGATATGCTTCCCGACATGAAATTTCAGCAGAGTTGTTACGATGCGCTGGAGGCCATACAATACTTAAACAAACACACCATAGACCTCATCTTCCTGGATTTGAATATGCCAAAACTCAAAGGCTTTGACTTTCTCAAAACCCTCACCTCACCCCAGAAAGTTATTGTAACTACAGCCTACAGCGAGTTTGCACTTGAAGGGTATGAACTCAATGTCGCAGATTATCTCCTAAAGCCTTTCAGCTTCGAACGGTTTCTCAAAGCTATCAACAAGACATTTGTAACCTCTAAACAGTCCTCTCCCGCTCTGCATGTTGATAATGCTACCAAAAGCACTCAAGAGCGGATTTTTATTCAGAGCGACAATAAGTATGTTCAGGTAATCATTAAGGACATTCTCTATATAGAAGCTTCCGGAAATTACTGCAAAGTGGTAACTCAAGAGGGCATCATTATAACCCGGGACAAAATCTCCAACCTGATAACCATACTCCCTGCAACTGATTTTATCCAGGTACACAGGTCGTTTGTGGTAGCAGCTAAGCATATTAAAAGTATCGAGGGTAATACGATCCGTATTGGGGATGGTACAGTGCCGGTGGGAAAGGTATATAAAATGAATGTGAACAGGCTGTTAGGGCTCTGA
- a CDS encoding sensor histidine kinase: MILNLTKGKRLIKRYRYWLMAMAMVVMLIFLENDLEEPFFSFLAFLFFGLIAFWVARWLFNQIKSTLKLKKDKANTELLHLQSQVNPHFFFNTLNNLYGLMDKDVGKAKSMVLKLSDMMRYSIYDGQKGLVLLEQEVEYLNNYIELHKARYHKKIDIRFTCHIQTEGVKVVPLMFIILLENAFKHGVENLREEAYIQMSLIANENEVSFAVENNFDLEEASSTHGIGIKNLKRRLQLAYPKRHSLKLKTRNDIYKAQLMLKLT, translated from the coding sequence ATGATTTTGAACTTGACAAAAGGCAAACGACTGATAAAGAGATATCGCTATTGGTTGATGGCAATGGCTATGGTTGTTATGCTGATATTTCTTGAAAATGACCTGGAGGAGCCTTTTTTCTCTTTTTTGGCTTTTCTCTTTTTTGGGCTCATCGCATTTTGGGTGGCCCGCTGGCTGTTTAACCAGATAAAGTCTACTTTAAAACTGAAAAAGGACAAGGCAAATACGGAATTGCTGCACTTGCAGAGCCAGGTCAATCCTCATTTCTTCTTTAATACACTGAATAACCTTTATGGCCTGATGGATAAAGATGTTGGCAAAGCCAAAAGTATGGTACTTAAGCTTTCAGACATGATGCGGTATAGTATATATGATGGTCAAAAGGGACTGGTTTTACTGGAGCAGGAGGTTGAATATTTAAACAATTACATTGAACTGCACAAAGCGAGGTACCACAAAAAGATCGACATCCGGTTTACCTGTCATATTCAGACGGAAGGAGTTAAGGTCGTGCCCCTGATGTTCATTATATTACTTGAAAACGCTTTCAAACATGGGGTGGAAAACCTTCGGGAAGAAGCTTATATTCAAATGAGCCTGATCGCTAATGAAAACGAGGTTAGTTTTGCCGTGGAGAATAACTTTGATTTGGAAGAGGCATCTTCTACTCACGGAATAGGGATCAAGAACCTGAAAAGGAGGTTGCAACTTGCCTATCCTAAGCGTCATTCCCTAAAATTGAAAACACGCAACGATATTTACAAAGCACAACTTATGCTAAAACTGACATGA
- a CDS encoding ABC transporter ATP-binding protein, which translates to MNNLSITNVSKTYSNGVKALKNVSLEIPAGMFGLLGPNGAGKSSLMRTIATLQEPDGGSIKLGELDVLTQKKEVRKMLGYLPQEFGVYPKISAEVLLDHLAVLKGLTNGAERREVVKVLLHKTNLYEVRKKNLGGYSGGMKRRFGIAQALLANPKLIIVDEPTAGLDPAERNRFHNVLCEVGENAIVILSTHIVEDVKELCTRMAIINKGEVLLTGSPQEAIKEVQGKIYRKTINKNSLDAYKKEHEVISERLLQGKPVIHIYSESDPGQGFEAVEAELSDVYFSRVFGSR; encoded by the coding sequence ATGAATAATCTTTCAATTACGAACGTGTCAAAAACCTATTCCAACGGTGTAAAGGCACTAAAGAATGTGTCATTGGAAATCCCTGCAGGTATGTTTGGCCTGTTAGGGCCTAATGGGGCAGGTAAATCATCCTTAATGAGAACCATCGCCACTTTACAGGAGCCAGATGGAGGGTCAATTAAGTTAGGTGAGCTGGATGTACTTACCCAAAAGAAGGAAGTAAGGAAGATGTTGGGCTATCTCCCGCAGGAGTTTGGAGTGTACCCTAAAATATCTGCAGAAGTATTACTGGATCATCTGGCAGTGCTGAAAGGACTAACCAACGGTGCGGAAAGGAGAGAGGTAGTAAAGGTTCTTCTTCACAAAACAAACCTATATGAGGTCAGGAAAAAGAACCTTGGGGGCTATTCCGGAGGCATGAAACGGCGCTTTGGGATAGCGCAGGCACTGCTTGCCAACCCAAAACTGATCATTGTAGACGAGCCTACGGCCGGACTTGATCCTGCTGAAAGAAACCGCTTTCACAATGTGTTATGCGAAGTGGGCGAAAATGCAATCGTGATACTCTCGACGCACATTGTCGAAGATGTGAAAGAATTGTGTACCCGGATGGCCATAATCAACAAGGGTGAAGTACTGCTCACCGGGAGTCCACAGGAAGCCATAAAAGAGGTTCAAGGCAAAATTTACAGAAAGACTATTAACAAAAATAGCCTTGATGCTTATAAAAAAGAACATGAAGTCATCTCCGAACGGCTGCTACAAGGTAAACCAGTAATCCACATCTATAGTGAAAGTGATCCCGGTCAGGGCTTTGAAGCAGTTGAAGCTGAGCTAAGCGACGTGTACTTCTCCCGGGTTTTCGGTAGCCGGTGA
- a CDS encoding ABC transporter permease/M1 family aminopeptidase: MLYEIFRFEIQYRSRRPDTYIYFFILFFFSTIAVDFLFEGELHPLRRNAPLVIARTMGIVSALFMMVVSMIMGVAVLRDFDQQMESLMFVNPITKRDYLLGRFLGSFVVLVLIFSGLPLGMIAGDLMPWHKASELSPFELWHYLQPFLYLVLPTLFFGGAIFFVSGALSRKLIIVYTQGFFFLMAYLLAMNLAVKNDDLFVTALIEPFTFQTIRIATAFWTMAERNSMMVPMDDVLLYNRLMWSAIGIIALITGYYAFHFQVVRDKASRKRRQTTDSAASAPSHTGSTKEIPAVTVRTGTWIGLIQLLHHALFNFRFIIKSIPFWAIVLCGMCILVITPFNLGTVYGVDSYPTTDILVGELMENTILFFLAIILFYSGELVWQERDVRVNGIYDALPVSDTVNFTGKFIGLILSYVVLIAAMILAGIGYQTFSGYYQYEPGVYFMGFFGEIFPFLFFLTIISFFFQVLVNHKFLAHLVVVAFVFASSIMLQVIGFNHGLYTFAAGDLGTYSAMNGYGHFLEPYLWFKLYWLSFSILLFIVAIILSVRGTETRLFRRWKLSKPRFTKPLSRASGVSIIIFLLTGGFIFHNTNILNSYLPEPAQNALQADYEKTLQHYKNIPQPKIVDVNLHLDLFPYDRDYAVEGDYVLTNHHNQAINEIHIQKLPNDQVALEYLDIEGGATYNNKHELFSYYIYELKHPLYPGDSLKMTFRQTFTTTGFTENSDTHVVYNGTFFDNSHFPTVGYNEDIELDDDHIRSGLGLVPKVRSAKIDDPIAVLDGKAGGDGEEINFEMVISTDTSQTAIVPGYLKKEWQEGSRRYFHYKMDEPMSNFYSMVSARYEVLKDQWIPSNDGLGDTADLEIYYHKGHEYNLQRMMNGMKRSLDYYSKHFGQYQYRQLRILESTIYKNRAQSFPNTIPFSEGMGFILDINDQEDLDMAFYVTAHEVAHQWWGHQVNPANVQGMSMISETLAQYAALMVFKDAFPEAQVEQLLKLQRERYFKGRSRERSCEMPLALVESGQDYIHYGKGLINMYALQDYISEDSVNSALQQFLTDWNGFQKPLERYPTTDDLLKYFRRVTPDSLQYVIEDLFERITIYKLKTNEATYDRTNAGQYHVKLSLEAQKYRIDSSGSEEVLAINDWIDIGIYAGEELIYKKKHFMTNENTELEITVNRKPTRAGIDPLHKLIDRKPEDNLKTLLYE, translated from the coding sequence ATGTTATACGAAATATTCAGATTCGAAATACAGTACAGGTCAAGGCGGCCTGATACCTATATTTACTTCTTCATACTCTTTTTCTTTTCAACCATAGCCGTAGATTTTCTTTTTGAAGGTGAATTACATCCGCTGCGCAGAAATGCCCCATTGGTAATTGCCCGAACCATGGGTATCGTTTCTGCACTTTTTATGATGGTCGTATCTATGATCATGGGTGTAGCAGTATTGCGCGATTTTGATCAGCAGATGGAGTCATTGATGTTCGTAAATCCCATAACCAAGAGAGACTACCTACTGGGGCGGTTCCTGGGGTCTTTTGTGGTACTGGTGTTGATTTTCAGTGGCTTGCCTTTGGGTATGATCGCGGGCGACCTGATGCCGTGGCATAAAGCCAGTGAGCTGTCTCCCTTTGAGTTGTGGCATTATCTTCAGCCTTTTCTTTATCTGGTACTGCCGACCTTGTTTTTTGGAGGAGCCATATTTTTCGTTAGCGGAGCACTGAGCCGTAAGCTTATTATAGTTTATACCCAAGGCTTCTTTTTTCTCATGGCTTATTTGCTGGCAATGAACCTTGCAGTCAAAAATGATGACCTGTTTGTAACAGCACTTATTGAACCTTTCACCTTCCAAACCATCAGAATAGCAACGGCTTTTTGGACTATGGCAGAGCGCAACAGCATGATGGTTCCTATGGATGATGTGCTACTTTACAACCGCCTGATGTGGTCTGCCATTGGCATTATAGCGTTGATTACCGGATATTATGCCTTTCACTTTCAGGTAGTCAGGGATAAAGCCTCAAGAAAAAGGCGACAAACAACCGACAGCGCTGCCAGTGCGCCTTCGCACACTGGCAGCACAAAGGAAATTCCTGCAGTTACTGTCAGAACCGGTACCTGGATTGGTTTGATTCAACTTCTGCACCATGCTTTATTTAATTTCAGGTTTATAATCAAAAGCATACCATTTTGGGCCATAGTACTTTGCGGTATGTGCATACTGGTTATCACGCCTTTTAATTTGGGTACCGTATATGGTGTAGACAGCTATCCTACTACGGATATTCTGGTGGGCGAGCTGATGGAAAATACCATATTGTTCTTTCTGGCCATTATTCTGTTTTACTCCGGGGAGTTGGTATGGCAGGAGCGTGATGTCCGGGTCAATGGAATATATGACGCCTTGCCTGTATCAGATACCGTAAATTTTACAGGTAAGTTTATTGGGCTCATCCTCAGCTACGTAGTACTTATTGCGGCAATGATCCTGGCAGGCATAGGTTACCAGACTTTTAGTGGATATTACCAATATGAGCCTGGTGTTTATTTTATGGGTTTCTTTGGTGAGATCTTTCCATTCCTGTTTTTCCTTACCATCATAAGCTTTTTCTTTCAGGTATTGGTCAATCATAAATTCCTGGCACATCTGGTAGTTGTGGCCTTTGTTTTTGCTTCCTCCATTATGCTGCAGGTAATTGGCTTCAACCATGGTCTGTATACTTTTGCGGCAGGAGATCTGGGTACATATTCAGCCATGAACGGATATGGCCATTTTCTTGAACCCTATTTATGGTTCAAACTTTATTGGCTCTCTTTTTCCATATTACTTTTCATTGTTGCCATCATTTTGTCAGTCAGGGGGACGGAAACGCGGCTGTTCAGGAGATGGAAATTGAGCAAGCCAAGATTTACCAAGCCTCTTTCACGGGCATCTGGTGTCTCAATCATCATATTTTTGCTCACCGGGGGTTTTATTTTCCACAATACCAATATACTCAATAGCTACCTTCCCGAACCAGCCCAGAATGCACTGCAGGCGGATTATGAGAAAACCCTTCAACATTACAAAAATATACCTCAGCCAAAAATTGTAGATGTTAACCTGCACCTTGATCTTTTTCCGTATGACAGGGACTATGCGGTTGAGGGAGATTACGTACTTACCAATCATCATAACCAGGCTATAAATGAAATCCATATTCAAAAATTGCCGAACGACCAGGTAGCGCTTGAATACCTTGATATAGAAGGTGGCGCTACATATAATAATAAACATGAACTTTTCAGTTATTACATATATGAATTAAAGCACCCGCTATACCCTGGTGATTCCCTCAAAATGACTTTCAGGCAAACTTTTACTACGACGGGTTTTACAGAGAACAGCGATACACATGTGGTCTACAACGGTACTTTTTTTGATAATTCCCACTTCCCAACCGTGGGATACAATGAAGATATTGAGCTGGATGATGATCATATTCGTAGTGGACTTGGTCTGGTACCGAAAGTAAGAAGCGCTAAAATAGATGACCCCATAGCTGTACTGGACGGGAAAGCCGGTGGGGACGGCGAGGAGATCAATTTTGAAATGGTGATCAGTACCGACACCAGCCAAACAGCCATAGTGCCAGGATATTTGAAAAAAGAATGGCAGGAGGGAAGCCGCCGTTATTTTCATTATAAAATGGACGAACCTATGTCCAACTTCTATTCGATGGTTTCAGCACGCTACGAGGTTCTGAAAGACCAATGGATTCCTTCAAATGATGGTTTAGGAGATACTGCAGACCTGGAAATATATTACCACAAAGGTCATGAATACAATCTTCAGCGTATGATGAATGGCATGAAGAGGTCTTTGGACTACTACAGCAAACACTTTGGCCAGTATCAGTATCGTCAATTGAGAATATTAGAGTCAACTATATATAAGAACAGGGCGCAGTCATTTCCCAACACAATACCCTTTTCGGAAGGAATGGGCTTTATTTTGGATATTAACGATCAGGAAGACTTAGATATGGCTTTTTATGTAACTGCCCACGAGGTAGCCCATCAATGGTGGGGACATCAGGTCAACCCGGCCAATGTACAGGGTATGTCTATGATTTCTGAAACACTTGCACAATACGCTGCCCTAATGGTGTTTAAAGATGCCTTCCCGGAAGCCCAGGTAGAGCAGCTTTTAAAATTGCAAAGAGAGCGTTACTTCAAAGGTCGTTCCAGGGAAAGAAGCTGTGAAATGCCATTGGCGCTGGTAGAATCGGGGCAGGATTATATCCACTATGGCAAGGGGCTCATCAATATGTATGCACTGCAAGACTATATTTCAGAAGATAGTGTCAATAGTGCATTACAGCAGTTTTTAACGGATTGGAATGGTTTTCAAAAGCCATTGGAACGATATCCTACAACCGATGATCTGTTAAAGTATTTCAGACGTGTTACCCCGGACAGCTTGCAATATGTTATTGAAGACTTGTTTGAAAGAATAACCATTTATAAACTGAAAACCAATGAAGCCACATACGACAGAACGAATGCAGGTCAATACCATGTAAAGCTTAGCCTTGAAGCTCAAAAGTATAGGATTGATAGCTCAGGTAGCGAAGAAGTTCTAGCGATTAACGATTGGATTGATATAGGTATATATGCCGGAGAAGAACTGATCTATAAGAAAAAACACTTCATGACCAATGAAAATACAGAACTGGAAATTACTGTAAATAGGAAGCCAACCCGGGCCGGAATTGATCCACTCCATAAGTTGATCGACAGAAAGCCGGAGGACAACCTTAAAACCCTGCTTTATGAATAG
- a CDS encoding ABC transporter permease, with protein sequence MALQRSKEIGIRKVLGASHLTLYFTLVKDFLVLLAVAFAVSVAISWYFGNNWLQNFVLRTDFDWLNPLIAAFATLLITMLTLSYHAQKLIRANPVDSLKEE encoded by the coding sequence ATGGCGTTACAACGCTCAAAGGAAATAGGCATCAGAAAAGTGTTGGGAGCCAGTCACTTAACGCTTTACTTTACTCTGGTAAAGGATTTTCTTGTGCTGCTTGCCGTAGCGTTTGCTGTATCTGTAGCCATATCCTGGTACTTCGGCAATAACTGGCTTCAAAACTTTGTATTAAGAACAGACTTTGACTGGTTGAACCCACTGATTGCCGCTTTTGCCACCCTGTTAATTACGATGCTTACCCTAAGCTACCATGCTCAAAAACTGATCAGGGCGAATCCCGTGGATAGTTTGAAGGAGGAGTGA